One genomic region from Anopheles bellator chromosome 2, idAnoBellAS_SP24_06.2, whole genome shotgun sequence encodes:
- the LOC131212482 gene encoding galactosylgalactosylxylosylprotein 3-beta-glucuronosyltransferase S — MAANLFRVLWRNCYRLIVSVIVISIVTLVIVYNKEDEFDKEYPLLLVNEQLVVCYENSTDSRKLPYVTDRPEATDEPSTTQRHLRRRLFPTALRSKGEVPMIYFVTPTYPRREQIAEIIRLGQTLMHVPYIHWILADDTETCSQTLNNHLKQFGIPYTQIASPMPEVYRTRKNAPRGVANRRAALNWIRANAKKSGVLYFGDDDNTFDLKLFSEIRYTKKVSMFPVGLIGDYAVSTPIVRNGRVEGFFDSWPAKRKWPVDMAGFAVNLEYLAHSPNATMPFKAGYEEDEFLKSIGLKLQDIEPKANNCTEILVWHTQTKSSKSPTVRISMDRQKLDKVNLGWLLKQLETMGVNHISESEGTTAQAIVDGSVKPLSFWFS; from the exons ATGGCCGCCAACCTTTTCCGCGTGCTGTGGCGGAACTGCTACAGGCTAATTGTCTCCGTTATCGTCATTTCAATAGTCACCTTGGTGATTGTCTACAATAAGGAAG ATGAGTTTGACAAAGAGTATCCTTTATTGCTCGTTAATGAACAGCTGGTGGTGTGTTACGAAAACAGCACGGACTCACGAAAGCTTCCGTACGTAACGGACCGTCCTGAAGCGACTGATGAACCGAGCACTACGCAACGGCACCTGCGACGTCGTCTATTTCCAACGGCGCTTCGATCGAAAGGAGAGGTGCCTATGATCTACTTCGTCACTCCAACTTACCCGAGGCGCGAACAAATAGCTGAAATCATTCGTCTTGGCCAAACGCTTATGCATGTGCCGTATATACACTGGATATTAGCTGATGATACGGAGACCTGTAGCCAAACGTTGAACAATCATCTAAAGCAATTTG GCATTCCTTACACGCAAATTGCCAGCCCCATGCCGGAAGTGTATCGCACCCGGAAGAATGCTCCCCGGGGAGTCGCCAACCGACGGGCGGCCCTCAACTGGATACGGGCGAACGCGAAGAAGAGTGGCGTGCTGTACTTCGGTGACGATGACAACACGTTCGATTTGAAGCTCTTTAGTGAAATTCGGTATACGAAGAAGGTGTCCATGTTTCCGGTGGGGTTGATCGGCGATTATGCTGTCAGTACACCGATCGTGCGAAAC GGACGTGTGGAGGGTTTCTTCGATTCCTGGCCAGCAAAGCGCAAGTGGCCCGTCGATATGGCGGGATTTGCCGTTAATCTTGAGTACCTGGCGCACAGCCCGAACGCAACCATGCCGTTCAAGGCGGGCTATGAAGAGGACGAGTTTCTCAAGAGCATTGGCCTAAAACTGCAGGACATCGAACCGAAGGCCAACAATTGCACAGAAATTCTCGTGTGGCACACACAAACCAAGAGTAGCAAGTCGCCCACCGTACGAATCTCTATGGACCGACAGAAGCTAGATAAAGTGAACCTTGGCTGGCTACTGAAGCAGCTCGAAACTATGGGTGTCAATCATATCAGCGAATCGGAAG GCACAACTGCACAGGCAATCGTGGATGGTAGCGTAAAACCACTATCATTTTGGTTCAGCTAA
- the LOC131211674 gene encoding ubiquitin carboxyl-terminal hydrolase 3-like — MDCPHIGDNVSLGKGSVRAAKSAGSGTSIAGGSPSSEICLASTLSAPAAANGPGPLPDGAALALGDDLSTASTASSPTVPSRHWKCSECSINKDNWMCLQCGVVLCGRYDNGHALKHSNGNRNHNICMNTANQSVYCYKCDEFVINDTVENALDEIRQELKDGDQMDTISETSSTLEEISSSKSIQETASTSSSSDSGWEEPSPTALAAPTPSHPTAITSARKLRPRKRTISSDSNNENGATTAKRKSMRRVVGLRNLGNTCFMNSVLQSLSNIQEFSCYFNTMPALEAKHKQKAYHSRSMKDAMDDVFVVEELRKVLLNLSQGGDGTKGAISPECLFLVIWKVVPQFRGHRQHDAHEFLRYMLDRLHTELQQVSFPVELAKSGESKNPYNVSGLSHLQAKGRNSIVTNVFGGVLQSEVRCLICGMESKKHDPFLDLSLDIPEKYYSKEHGTIDSGASGEATGNGAAPVCHISDCLSSFTEVEELAETELYYCNSCKCKQKSTKRFWIRRLPNVLCLHIKRFRWNNFYRTKIDLRIAFPINALDMSQFVLNNGPETRRSNSSCNIYDLAAVIVHHGNGSSCGHYTSFAINNGVWMHFNDHTVKEVSSTAVAECKPYILFYIKRDPTNANRPTSLVPVGTAATKSSSTGAPTSVNHPSS, encoded by the exons atgGATTGCCCGCACATCGGCGATAACGTGTCTCTCGGCAAAGGCTCGGTGCGGGCGGCCAAAAGTGCGGGGAGCGGCACCTCCATCGCGGGAGGATCGCCTTCGTCGGAAATCTGCCTAGCCTCCACCCTTTCTGCGCCAGCTGCTGCTAACGGCCCTGGGCCGCTGCCGGACGGGGCAGCACTCGCCTTGGGCGATGATCTATCGACCGCCTCTACTGCGTCATCTCCTACGGTACCTTCGAGACACTGGAAATGCTCAG AATGTTCCATCAATAAAGACAACTGGATGTGTTTACAATGTGGCGTGGTGCTTTGTGGCCGTTACGATAATGGTCACGCTCTGAAGCACTCGAATGGCAATCGAAACCATAACATTTGCATGAATACCGCCAACCAATCAGTATACTG CTACAAATGTGATGAATTCGTGATAAATGACACTGTCGAGAACGCGTTAGATGAGATTCGGCAAGAGCTGAAGGACGGAGACCAGATGGACACGATCTCCGAGACATCATCCACGCTGGAAGAGATTAGCTCGTCGAAATCGATACAAGAAACGGCCAGTACATCGTCATCCAGTGACTCCGGCTGGGAGGAACCATCGCCCACGGCGCTGGCCGCGCCCACCCCTTCCCATCCCACCGCGATAACCAGTGCGCGCAAGTTGCGGCCAAGAAAACGTACCATTTCAAGCGACAGCAACAACGAAAATGGTGCAACGACAGCCAAGCGGAAGTCGATGCGGCGCGTCGTCGGTCTGCGGAATCTGGGCAACACTTGCTTTATGAATTCAGTATTACAGTCGCTGAGCAACATACAGGAGTTTAGCTGCTACTTCAATACGATGCCTGCGCTGGAGGCGAAACACAAGCAGAAGGCTTACCACTCGCGCAGCATGAAGGACGCGATggatgatgtttttgttgtggaGGAACTGCGGAAG GTGTTGCTGAACCTGAGCCAAGGTGGCGATGGAACGAAGGGTGCAATCTCACCCGAATGCCTCTTTCTGGTCATCTGGAAGGTAGTTCCCCAGTTTCGCGGACATCGGCAGCATGACGCGCACGAGTTTCTGCGTTACATGCTTGACCGATTGCACACCGAGCTACAGCAAGTGTCGTTTCCGGTCGAGCTTGCCAAGTCGGGCGAAAGCAAGAACCCCTACAACGTGTCCGGGCTGAGTCATTTGCAGGCCAAGGGACGCAACTCGATCGTGACGAACGTGTTCGGCGGGGTCTTGCAGAGCGAGGTACGCTGCCTGATCTGCGGtatggaaagcaaaaagcaCGACCCGTTCCTCGATCTGTCGCTAGACATTCCGGAAAAGTACTACAGTAAAGAACATGGCACTATTGACAGCGGTGCCAGTGGTGAGGCTACGGGTAACGGGGCAGCACCGGTTTGTCACATTTCCGATTGTTTGTCCAGTTTCACGGAG GTCGAAGAGTTGGCAGAAACTGAACTGTACTATTGCAATTCGTGCAAATGTAAACAGAAGTCAACGAAACGGTTCTGGATTCGCCGACTGCCGAATGTGTTATGTTTGCATATCAAACGCTTTCGATGGAACAACTTTTACCG AACAAAAATTGACCTGAGAATAGCATTCCCCATCAACGCGCTCGATATGTCACAGTTTGTGTTAAATAACGGACCGGAAACAAGACGCTCCAATTCCAGCTGCAACATCTACGATTTAGCTGCCGTTATCGTTCATCACGGCAATGG CTCAAGCTGTGGCCATTACACATCATTCGCCATCAACAATGGCGTGTGGATGCATTTCAACGATCATACGGTGAAGGAGGTAAGCAGTACGGCCGTGGCCGAATGCAAACCGTACATTCTATTCTACATCAAGCGTGATCCGACGAAtgccaaccgaccgacttcACTGGTGCCGGTTGGTACCGCCGCCACTAAGTCATCATCCACCGGTGCCCCCACATCGGTTAATCATCCGTCGTCCTGA
- the LOC131211676 gene encoding peroxisomal biogenesis factor 19, which translates to MSDAKKTDASQPSGGSSRDKELDDLLDSALEDFSKHKDDAKKQTTKADGGEQPEQHEDPPTEQLWNEEFIDAQAKMFEQHMASLFGGGEKVDSDQIALGFQRIAEAAGMAVRAEGGGDGPVAAVNSIDPTISQSISDALKSMSEGRENLQTPFSPEDMANMFGNIDLNASGENNAFLPFMQSMMQSLLSAEVLLPSLRDLVEKYPKWLKDNATSVAKEDKERYEKQLALMKEVCTELEKEKTDDSAEVKRQRFQIVLEKMQSMQDLGQPPTDLVGDMVPGNLNLPTLDPSTFNEQNPCPIS; encoded by the exons ATGTCGGATGCGAAGAAAACCGATGCTAGTCAGCCGTCCGGAGGATCGTCAAGGGACAAAGAGCTGGACGACCTGCTCGATA GTGCCCTGGAAGATTTCAGCAAACACAAGGATGATGCCAAAAAGCAGACGACCAAAGCGGACGGCGGGGAACAGCCAGAACAGCATGAAGATCCCCCGACGGAACAGCTGTGGAACGAAGAATTCATTGA TGCGCAGGCCAAAATGTTTGAGCAACACATGGCCTCCCTGTTCGGTGGAGGTGAAAAGGTCGACAGTGATCAGATCGCGCTTGGGTTTCAGCGAATCGCCGAGGCTGCCGGCATGGCAGTGCGAGCTGAaggcggtggtgatggcccggtggcggcagtaAACAGTATCGATCCAACGATTAGCCAAAGCATAAGCGACGCTCTGAAGTCGATGAGCGAAGGTCGCGAAAACCTGCAGACACCGTTTAGCCCTGAGGATATGGCCAACATGTTTGGCAATATCGATCTCAATGCATCCGGTGAGAACAACGCCTTTTTGCCGTTCATGCAGAGTATGATGCAGAGCTTACTGTCGGCCGAAGTTTTGCTGCCCAGTTTGCGCGATTTGGTCGAAAAGTACCCGAAATGGTTAAAGGACAATGCAACCTCCGTGGCCAAAGAGGACAAGGAACGATACGAGAAGCAGCTGGCTTTAATGAAAGAGGTCTGCACGGAgctggagaaggaaaaaacggaCGACAGTGCGGAGGTGAAGCGGCAGAGATTCCAGATTGTGTTAGAAAAGATGCAGAGCATGCAGGACCTGGGTCAGCCGCCGACCGATTTGGTTGGTGACATGGTACCGGGAAACCTAAATCTACCGACGTTAGATCCTTCCACCTTCAATGAACAGAACCCTTGCCCCATTAGCTAA
- the LOC131207794 gene encoding proline-rich protein 2-like, which translates to MNPQMAGYGQYPQQGWPQPGILPAAPLGPPMNGGGQQAQHLANQMQSMGLSGGPPKVGGPPPAMGALPPSAAGLGAGSYPQPVPQQQQPQQPSQLQQGPPPGMVNGPPGNVNAGSAGVGRPPLAHATNYGQTNGHQMSAPSPTSAPAQYGASLPPMPSAGGPPRPGQPFQSQQQPPYPGGPPANAGYTQQ; encoded by the exons ATGAACCCGCAAATGGCAGGATACGGGCAATATCCACAGCAGGGCTGGCCGCAACCTGGAATTCTGCCAGCGGCCCCCCTAGGACCTCCAATGAATGGTGGTGGACAGCAGGCA CAACACTTGGCTAATCAAATGCAAAGCATGGGCCTCAGTGGAGGCCCACCAAAGGTTGGGGGACCTCCTCCGGCCATGGGTGCGCTACCACCTTCCGCTGCAGGTCTTGGCGCGGGTAGCTACCCTCAGCCGGTGcctcagcaacaacaacctcaACAACCATCGCAACTCCAGCAAGGACCACCACCCGGTATGGTCAACGGCCCACCGGGAAATGTAAATGCAGGATCTGCTGGTGTCGGAAGACCTCCGCTGGCACATGCGACCAATTACGGACAAACAAATGGACATCAAATGAGTGCTCCTTCGCCAACATCCGCTCCGGCACAGTATGGTGCATCTTTACCACCGATGCCTTCAGCGGGTGGTCCGCCGCGGCCAGGGCAGCCCTTTCAgtcgcaacaacaaccaccgtaTCCCGGAGGTCCACCGGCGAATGCCGGATAtactcaacaa
- the LOC131208288 gene encoding protein transport protein Sec24C, whose protein sequence is MVPPTAGNMPPRGYNQMVPGAGYNSMQPGQQQFQAGGMMGPGGHYPAAPSPPQPKRLDPESMPNPIQLMAENQESCGGIFSTNHAGQVPPLVATRFVTQDQGNAGPRFVRSSMYSIPQTADLMKQSAVPFSLIISPFARLADQEMAPPIVDFGELGPIRCIRCKAYICPHMQFVDGGRRFQCQFCKATTDVPPGYFQHLDHTGQRMDKYERPELVLGAYEFVATKEYCRNNKPPCEPAMLFLIDVSYNNVKSGLVQLLCTQMKHIISQLPRDQGQTRSSMKVGFITYNSSVHFYNLKSSLAQPQMMVVGDLQEMFMPLLDGFLVDVEESATVIDALMEQIPKMFGDTRETETILLPALQAGLEALKASDCVGKLYVFHSTLPNAEAPGKLKAREDRKLLGTEKEKTVLTPQSTVYNMLAQECVGAGVSVDLFVFNNAYIDLATIGQVARLTGGEVYKYTYFQADIDGHRLVADLVRNISRPIAFDAVMRVRTSTGIRPTDFFGHFFMSNTKDMEIASIDCDKSVAVEIKHDDKLTDELVLIQVALLYTSCSGQRRLRVLNLSLKTCSELLELFRCCDLDSTLLFFAKQGLAKLMDNTPKAVKDAIVQRSVQLLACYRKNCASATSAGQLILPEGMKLLPLYVNCLLKNDAFSGGSDLSIDDRSYVIYYVMSMDLPASVHYFYPRLIPLHDLQLETDTIPAAIRCTGEKMLEDGAYILENGVHMFMWLGLSLSPEFTQSVFGAQCTQQIDTDRTGLPVFDNPLSRRVRGIVDRLQREKRRCMRLTLVKQRDKLESVLRHFLVEDRGTTDGSVSYVDFLCHMHKEIRQMLS, encoded by the exons ATGGTTCCACCAACGGCTGGAAATATGCCTCCTCGTGGATACAAC CAAATGGTTCCCGGCGCTGGTTACAACTCGATGCAGCCCGGACAGCAGCAGTTCCAGGCTGGGGGCATGATGGGACCTGGTGGTCACTATCCGGCGGCTCCTTCGCCACCGCAACCGAAACGCCTTGACCCGGAAAGCATGCCCAATCCGATCCAACTGATGGCAGAAAATCAGGAAAGCTGTGGCGGCATCTTCTCGACGAACCACGCAGGTCAAGTACCACCGCTGGTGGCGACCCGGTTTGTCACACAGGATCAGGGTAATGCCGGGCCGCGCTTTGTGCGCTCGTCGATGTACAGCATTCCCCAGACGGCCGATCTGATGAAGCAAAGTGCGGTCCCATTTTCGCTCATCATTTCGCCCTTCGCCCGACTGGCCGACCAAGAGATGGCACCGCCAATCGTAGATTTTGGTGAGCTCGGACCGATCCGATGCATCCGATGCAAGGCGTACATCTGTCCGCACATGCAGTTcgtcgatggtggccgccgcttCCAATGTCAGTTCTGTAAAGCAACCACCGATGTTCCACCGGGCTATTTTCAGCATCTCGATCACACCGGTCAGCGAATGGACAAGTACGAGCGACCCGAGCTCGTGCTTGGTGCGTACGAGTTTGTAGCGACAAAAGAATACTGTCGCAACAATAAACCGCCGTGCGAGCCGGCCATGCTGTTTCTAATCGACGTGTCGTACAACAACGTCAAATCTGGCCTGGTACAGCTGCTGTGCACTCAAATGAAGCACATCATCAGCCAGTTGCCCAGGGACCAGGGACAGACACGTTCGTCGATGAAGGTCGGCTTCATCACCTACAACAGTTCGGTGCACTTTTACAATTTGAAGAGCTCGCTGGCTCAGCCGCAGATGATGGTGGTCGGTGATCTGCAGGAAATGTTCATGCCATTGCTGGATGGCTTCTTGGTGGATGTGGAAGAGTCGGCCACCGTAATCGATGCCCTGATGGAGCAGATTCCAAAAATGTTTGGCGATACGCgtgaaacggaaaccatcTTGCTGCCGGCGCTGCAAGCTGGTCTCGAGGCGCTCAAAGCGTCCGACTGTGTCGGTAAGCTGTACGTTTTTCACTCAACGCTGCCGAATGCCGAGGCTCCGGGCAAGCTGAAGGCACGCGAAGACAGGAAGCTGCTTGGAACGGAGAAGGAGAAAACGGTTCTAACACCGCAGTCGACGGTGTACAATATGCTGGCGCAGGAGTGCGTTGGGGCGGGCGTTTCcgtcgatttgtttgttttcaacaaCGCGTACATTGATCTGGCCACGATCGGTCAGGTGGCCCGGCTTACCGGAGGTGAAGTTTACAAGTACACTTACTTCCAG GCGGATATTGATGGTCACCGGTTGGTGGCTGATCTTGTGCGAAACATTTCGCGCCCGATAGCATTCGACGCGGTGATGCGCGTTCGCACGTCGACCGGTAtacgaccgaccgacttttTCGGTCACTTTTTCATGTCCAACACGAAGGACATGGAGATTGCCAGCATCG ATTGCGACAAGTCAGTCGCGGTGGAGATCAAGCACGACGATAAGCTAACGGATGAACTGGTGCTGATTCAAGTGGCCCTTCTATACACCTCGTGTTCGGGCCAGCGGCGCCTCCGTGTGCTCAACCTCAGTCTAAAGACGTGCAGTGAGCTGCTGGAACTGTTCCGTTGCTGCGATCTCGATTCGACATTGCTGTTCTTTGCCAAGCAGGGCCTGGCGAAGCTGATGGACAATACGCCGAAGGCAGTGAAGGATGCGATTGTCCAACGCTCGGTACAGCTGTTGGCCTGCTATCGGAAAAATTGCGCTTCAGCCACATCGGCCGGTCAGCTCATTTTACCCGAGGGCATGAAACTGTTGCCCCTCTATGTGAACTGCTTGCTGAAGAATGATGCATTTTCGGGCGGTTCGGACCtctcgatcgatgatcgatcatACGTGATCTACTACGTTATGAGCATGGACCTGCCGGCATCGGTACACTATTTCTATCCACGATTGATCCCACTGCACGATTTGCAGCTCGAAACTGACACGATTCCGGCCGCCATCCGGTGTACCGGCGAAAAGATGCTGGAAGATGGAGCATACATTTTGG AGAACGGTGTGCACATGTTTATGTGGTTGGGCCTATCGCTGTCACCGGAGTTTACGCAGTCGGTATTCGGGGCACAGTGTACGCAGCAGATCGATACCGATCGCACTGGTTTGCCGGTGTTCGATAATCCTCTTTCACGACGAGTCCGTGGTATTGTCGACAGACTACAACGAGAGAAGCGTCGGTGCATGAGG CTAACACTCGTGAAGCAACGCGACAAACTGGAGAGCGTTCTGCGCCACTTCCTGGTGGAGGACCGCGGTACGACTGATGGCTCGGTGAGCTACGTCGACTTCCTCTGCCATATGCACAAAGAGATTCGTCAAATGCTAAGCTAG